One Calliopsis andreniformis isolate RMS-2024a chromosome 9, iyCalAndr_principal, whole genome shotgun sequence genomic window carries:
- the LOC143183313 gene encoding kinesin-like protein KIF9: MTDSDDANVHKKNINIFVRILPLEKCCESCARVDNERKKIFVRCLQEMQPNRIVASKEPTYWCFKTDKIFYDSSQEDVYYTVTKGLVSKILDGANCVLIGYGQTGSGKSFTITGLRNNWEHRGLVARLLSDMFAEKSTRKRVSKIQYGVSFVELHGKETKDLLFPETENKIAINDRDPFKEISITNVDSEEEALRKIFEGESRRSMVKGSTYSTSHLATSVITIHVSNISLDTSWDVMTTAKETERASENQLNNRKRTRSSSRPLIEVQETPKEVEREEVGSLAKDTAGMTFGPYTKNEEEKEETDIDVISRIDKQEPEQIKLDNQKAFMVRMLC, translated from the exons ATGACGGACTCCGATGACGCGAATGTTCACAAgaagaatataaatattttcgttAGAATCCTTCCGCTGGAGAAATGTTGCGAATCGTGCGCGAGAGTCGACAATGAACGCAAG AAAATTTTCGTGCGATGTTTACAAGAAATGCAACCGAACAGAATCGTTGCTTCGAAGGAACCAACGTACTGGTGTTTCAAAACTGATAAAATTTTTTACGATTCCTCGCAAGAAGATGTTTACTATACCGTGACCAAGGGTCTAGTGTCAAA AATTTTAGACGGTGCTAATTGTGTTTTAATCGGTTATGGACAAACCGGTTCTGGGAAGAGTTTCACGATCACAGGACTTAGAAACAATTGGGAG CATAGAGGTCTAGTTGCACGGCTGCTGTCGGATATGTTTGCGGAAAAGTCAACTAGAAAAAGAGTTAGCAAGATCCAATACGGTGTAAGCTTCGTTGAATTGCATGGAAAGGAAACGAAAGACTTGCTGTTTCCTGAAACGGAGAACAAGATTGCGATAAACGATCGGGATCCGTTCAAG GAGATCTCTATAACAAATGTGGATAGCGAAGAAGAAGCCCTGAGGAAGATCTTCGAAGGCGAGAGTAGGCGATCGATGGTGAAAGGATCGACGTATTCAACGTCTCATTTGGCAACCTCTGTTATCACGATCCACGTTTCTAACATTAGTCTAGACACTTCGTGGGATGTTATGACGACAGCCAAA gaGACTGAACGGGCGAGCGAGAATCAGTTGAACAATCGAAAGAGAACCAGGAGTTCTTCGCGACCCTTGATAGAGGTTCAAGAAACTCCGAAAGAAGTAGAAAGGGAAGAAGTTGGAAGTCTGGCTAAGGATA CAGCAGGCATGACTTTTGGACCATATACAAAAAACgaagaagagaaagaagaaaCAGATATTGATGTAATATCAAGAATCGATAAACAAGAGCCTGAGCAAATTAAACTGGACAATCAAAAGGCTTTCATGGTTAGAATGCTTTGTTAA